The Ornithinibacillus sp. 4-3 region ATAGATTCAACTGGCATCGAAAATTGTTCTGAAGTCATTTCCGTTACTTCCGCATACTCTCCATCCATTTCAAAGCCATCCCCTTGAAGCATGGAAGGCAAACGAATTGCTAATATGCCCATCAGTATTATAAAAACAAGCCAAACTAAAATAATCCATTTATAACGATTAATCACTATTTGTGTGAATTTTGACATCTCATAGTTCCTTCCTTTTCATTTAATATCTTTAGTTTAGCGCTTTTTGGGAATAACAGGTACTGATTTTTATGTAAATTTAAGCACATTCTGAAATTTATGACCGAAAAGCGCAAGTCGCGCCCTTACAGGCTAAGAACGCGACGTCACGAGCACAACGTCCTGCACTAGCACATCCTATGCGTCGTAAAAACGTAGAGATTGGAGTGGCACAACCGAGATAAAGGAAACATACCCATTTAGGGGTATCCAACGTTAGGCTTTAGCCTGGTTTTAGTCGGGCTTCCTTATAAAACAGAACCGATGTTGACTTATTGTAGGGCGTGATGCGAAATCTCTTAGTTTTTGGCGCTCGGAGCTAGACAGCGCTACCCCTGAATAAGAAACAACCTGGAGAAAAATTTATACTTTCCTATGCATATAAAAAGCCTCATCTACTATTCTCATACAGATGAGGCGATATAACTTTAAATTACTAACATTCTATGATTTATTTAGTCAAATGATGAATCATAAACTTAACAAGCTCACTATATTCACGTACTTTATTTTCTACCTTATGTGTAACATGTCCTTCATTTGGGAAGACAATATATTCTACTTCTTTTCCTAATTCTTTTAGTTTGTTTACCATTTGCTCTGATTCATTAATTGGCACTCTAGAATCATTTTGTCCATGGAAAACAAGTAATGGTGTTTGTACATTTTCTGCCAGGTTCAATGGAGCGATTTCATCAAAATACGTAGTATCTTCCTCTAATGTTCCATATTCACTTGAACGTAGCTTTCTACGCCATGGTCCTGTTTTTTCTAAAAACGTACGCAAATTAGACATTCCTACTAAATCCACAGCCACTTTCCATAGCTCTGGGAAATGAGTAATAGAAGAAAGCGTCATATAGCCTCCATAGCTAATTCCATAAATACCAATACGTTTTGGATCTACCTGATGAGCTTCAGCTAAATGTTTATTTAATGCAGCTAAATCACGAACAGCGTCCATTCGTTTACGACGATCATCTAATTTAATATATGTTCGACCATAACCATTACTTCCTCGAATGTTTGGAGTAACTACAGCAAATCCTTGGGATACTAAATATTGAATACCACCATAATATTCTCCCTTTGTTTGATTTTCTGGTCCACCATGCACATAAATAACAGCAGGTTTATTGGAGCCTTCTACCTTCCCATAATATAAATAAGGAATTCCTCTACCATCAAACGATGTGAAAATACGTGTTTCCGGATCTACCCATAAATGTTCAATCTCTGGATTTTCGCTAAAGAAAGTAATTCGCTTTAATTGTTCACTATTTAAATTGTACTTCCAAATATCTCCTGGACACTTTGGAGATTTCATCGCAAACACAAATTCATCATCTGAAACCCAAGCAAGTGAACTCACTACACCGCGAAGTAATCCTGGAATTTCTTTCACCTCGCTTGAGACTGTATCACATAAAATTAATCGAGAAAATCCTGCTTCATTTAAAGTGTATAAAAATTTTTCACCATTCGGTGAGAGTTTCAATTCTTCCATATCCCATTTTACATCATGAGTAACCTTGATTAGTTCATTTGGTTTATCCATGCTAAAATACGCAACATACATTGTCTCTGCATCTATATCTGTTAACACAAAGCCTTCCTCATGGCCTGGTTTTAATGCTAATGATTTATAACGAGCATCTTTATTTTCCACACCTATACGAACTAAATCACCTGAAGCAATGTTTAATTTATAAATTTCACTATCAATATTGGTTGTTGGAAATTCTAATAAGATATGTTCACCATCAGATAACCAAGATAATGGTGTACAATTGCCATCATTTTCAAAAACCGTATTTATTTCACCTGTTGCTAAATCCATAATAAAAACATCAAAAAAACCTGGATGTCGACGATTGCTTGAAAAGCTAATTTTCTGCCCATCTGGTGACCAGCCACCAAACTCATGGAAATATTTGGGTTCAACAACTAGCGGAGTTATTTTATTTCCATTTTCTTCTATTAAATACAGCTGATTTTTTTCATTACCATCTGTATCGACCTCTGCTATTGTACAATCACCGTTAGGAGAATGATAATAATTTCTTACAACATCATGTAGCTCTCCATAACGAACTGCTTCTCCTTCTTCATTTAATCTCCAAATTTGCGACATTCCTGTTTCATTAGATAAAAATGTAATCGTATTACTCTTTGGCATAACTTTCGTCTGATAAGCTGATTTTACCGATAAAAAAGCTTCAAGCTGTTGTTCGTTTACCATTTTATTACCTCACACTTCTTTCCATATTTAAAATTTACTTACTAAATACGCACCCAATATACAGAAATAATTATAACAATCTTCCACTAAAATAAACAGAATATTTCACCAGAGGTAGAAAAATAAAGAAAGATATTTAAAAGAAATAATGATTGATAAAGCAAACAGTAATTGAGCAAATGCCCAATTACTGTTTTATTCATTTTTACTATTTTCTTCACGCTGTTTAGCACGTCTACGAACATGACGACGCTCTCCAAAGTAATTTACGATTACCACAATCGCAAAATATAGGATGAAAAAAGGACCTGTTAAATACAATCCAGCTGCAAGTACAAGTACTAATAAGATAGAACTGATGACTAATAATAATCTCCCACGTTTTAATACTGCTGCTTGCTGTTCTTCTTCCCACAGATTTTTTTCACGAATTAAAGTCATTGCTCCATACCAAATCATACTAAATAAGTACGTGAAAAATAAAAAAGCAAATAATAATAACAATTATATCCCCCCAATTAATCTGAAAAATACTAGCTTGTTTCAAAATAAAGATGATAATGTCGTTCGCATTTAGGATTAAATGAAGCATAACAAGCTGGACATGAGCTATCAGCCTGTAAATAAGCTGTAATTGTTAACTCTTCACCACAAGCCCCGCATAAAATTGCTTTTTCTTGAAACTTTGATTTTGGCCAAACTTCCGGCTCTCCGCAACCCGCTTGTTCATGGCACTCATAGCAAGGAAAATATTCCTGACAGCAGAAAAACTTAATAGCGATACGATCCTCATCTAAATGATAATGTTCACATCTCGTTTCCTGATCAATTACTAATCCTTTAACGATTGGTTTATAATTACCCATTATTTATCTCTCCTAAATGGAAATTCCACTTTATGCATACATCTCATTATACGTGATATCATCTTTCTACCAAAATATTATTAGATTTTCTTTTAAAAAAGGAGTAAAGTTGTTATCAGAATATTATATTTTATCGAAATTAAATTTCATTATTATGGAGGTTATCATGGAGAAACTTGCGGAAAAAATTTCAGAAATAACTAAACAAGCTGGTGGAGAATGGGGAATACAACTAGA contains the following coding sequences:
- a CDS encoding prolyl oligopeptidase family serine peptidase, with protein sequence MVNEQQLEAFLSVKSAYQTKVMPKSNTITFLSNETGMSQIWRLNEEGEAVRYGELHDVVRNYYHSPNGDCTIAEVDTDGNEKNQLYLIEENGNKITPLVVEPKYFHEFGGWSPDGQKISFSSNRRHPGFFDVFIMDLATGEINTVFENDGNCTPLSWLSDGEHILLEFPTTNIDSEIYKLNIASGDLVRIGVENKDARYKSLALKPGHEEGFVLTDIDAETMYVAYFSMDKPNELIKVTHDVKWDMEELKLSPNGEKFLYTLNEAGFSRLILCDTVSSEVKEIPGLLRGVVSSLAWVSDDEFVFAMKSPKCPGDIWKYNLNSEQLKRITFFSENPEIEHLWVDPETRIFTSFDGRGIPYLYYGKVEGSNKPAVIYVHGGPENQTKGEYYGGIQYLVSQGFAVVTPNIRGSNGYGRTYIKLDDRRKRMDAVRDLAALNKHLAEAHQVDPKRIGIYGISYGGYMTLSSITHFPELWKVAVDLVGMSNLRTFLEKTGPWRRKLRSSEYGTLEEDTTYFDEIAPLNLAENVQTPLLVFHGQNDSRVPINESEQMVNKLKELGKEVEYIVFPNEGHVTHKVENKVREYSELVKFMIHHLTK
- a CDS encoding CHY zinc finger protein is translated as MGNYKPIVKGLVIDQETRCEHYHLDEDRIAIKFFCCQEYFPCYECHEQAGCGEPEVWPKSKFQEKAILCGACGEELTITAYLQADSSCPACYASFNPKCERHYHLYFETS